In Nostoc sp. CENA543, a single genomic region encodes these proteins:
- a CDS encoding O-antigen ligase has product MLTNKRSSRYSSLGFLVGVFGIGIGLLTGFLVGVSPLLIGLPIFAVAVLVWFFAQFEQAVIGLLVLRSALDTFSAQQLPAAFAVGLDGLALLYVIVSLLTGQAVKVDKFWWFFAGWVALQAMWVVLLPLGGLGLDSTYLFEGVREWTRLFSWLMVYLLVMQLQGKVKPQTLITTLFLSLVIPLTVASMQMFLPASLLPSFLVQSSVDAGSLEPASRIRGTLGHPSSFATFLLLFIGFTCWKIRDTRNRAPWLFLLAILTVFFVSTKALTMTAMLFVFVFVMIAPKLNLLNLMGGILLLGLVILLFTSTDFGRERLGSLSDTPLLNPHMDMWRAILLSWTDGNSFNWRIAQWHFIWEAWKNAPLFGYGLSTASYVTVLQNEAHNDYLRALVEGGIVGFMTFLSLIAAQVYRLVHIMFTSPKNSSQQNFCFILIALLSAILLGMFTDNIWKHTTLFFYWWLSLSVVGWDWNQTPPSDTKNYQTPVRFLRS; this is encoded by the coding sequence ATGTTGACGAATAAACGCTCAAGTCGTTATTCCTCACTAGGATTCTTAGTTGGGGTATTCGGTATTGGTATTGGCCTATTAACAGGGTTTTTAGTTGGTGTTAGTCCCCTGTTAATTGGCTTACCTATATTTGCTGTAGCAGTTCTAGTCTGGTTTTTTGCTCAGTTTGAGCAAGCAGTCATTGGTTTATTAGTTCTACGTAGTGCTTTAGATACCTTCTCCGCACAACAATTACCTGCGGCTTTTGCTGTCGGTTTAGATGGCTTGGCTTTACTTTACGTCATCGTATCTTTATTAACAGGTCAAGCCGTCAAAGTAGATAAATTTTGGTGGTTTTTTGCGGGATGGGTAGCCCTACAAGCCATGTGGGTAGTATTATTACCCCTGGGAGGTTTAGGTTTAGACAGTACATACCTATTTGAAGGTGTACGTGAGTGGACACGATTATTTTCGTGGTTAATGGTTTATCTCCTCGTTATGCAGCTACAAGGGAAGGTAAAACCACAAACATTAATTACTACCTTATTTCTCAGTCTGGTCATTCCCCTGACGGTAGCATCCATGCAGATGTTTTTACCTGCTTCCCTGTTACCTTCCTTTCTGGTACAAAGTAGTGTAGATGCTGGTAGTTTAGAACCAGCCTCCCGCATCCGAGGAACATTAGGTCATCCTTCTTCCTTCGCGACCTTTCTACTGTTATTTATCGGTTTTACCTGTTGGAAAATCCGCGACACACGTAACCGTGCGCCGTGGTTGTTTTTATTAGCTATCTTGACGGTATTTTTCGTCAGCACTAAGGCCTTGACAATGACAGCAATGTTATTTGTGTTTGTCTTTGTCATGATTGCCCCCAAATTAAATTTACTCAATTTAATGGGGGGAATTTTACTTTTAGGATTAGTAATTCTTCTTTTTACCAGTACAGATTTTGGTCGAGAACGTCTTGGTTCACTGTCCGATACACCACTGCTAAATCCCCATATGGATATGTGGCGAGCGATTTTATTATCGTGGACAGATGGCAATAGTTTTAACTGGAGAATTGCCCAATGGCATTTTATTTGGGAAGCTTGGAAAAATGCCCCCTTATTTGGTTATGGTCTTAGCACTGCTTCCTATGTCACAGTTTTACAAAATGAAGCTCACAATGATTATCTGCGTGCTTTAGTCGAGGGCGGAATAGTAGGATTTATGACATTTTTGTCCTTAATAGCTGCTCAAGTTTATCGCCTTGTACACATTATGTTTACATCCCCAAAAAATAGCTCACAGCAGAATTTTTGTTTTATTCTCATCGCCTTATTATCAGCTATCCTGCTGGGAATGTTTACAGACAATATTTGGAAACACACGACCCTTTTCTTTTATTGGTGGCTATCTTTATCAGTCGTCGGTTGGGATTGGAATCAAACTCCCCCCTCAGATACTAAAAACTATCAGACTCCTGTGCGATTTCTGCGAAGCTAG